The genomic window AATCCGCCTGAGAGATCGGACTGAATACCGTCCTCGACGTTCTCGAACCCGGGGAAGAACGCCATCGAGGCGACGAGGACGGCCAGCGTCGCGACGACCATCGTCACCTCGCGGTAGCGGAACGCAAAGAGATTCGTGACGAACTGTTCGACGTCGACTGTGGGTTCTGAGGAACTCATACTGGCTCGAAAGCGGAGAGAGACGACGTGACGTCGCCGTTTCAATTTCATTGACGGGGCGGATGTATTCCCTTATGTAAGTCGGCGAAAATCCTCCTGTCTCGGGACAGCGGTAAACACGAATTATTACGATTTAGGGTGTATCTTGCGGATAGTATGGCATAGATCGCAATATCGGAGCGTCACAGATAGCAGTAATAGTGTCCGGAATAATCCGGAGATCCGTGAGTGCTGTTTTCGTATCGTTTTTCCCTTCGATCGTGGTTATCGACGGTTCGTCACCCGCATTACTAGTCGAAGTCATGGTACAGTTGACGGCCTTCATCGGTCAGTGCGAGCTGTAACCCAAAAACCGTTGTATACCTCTGTGAGAGTGCCAGTATTCCGTCACCGTCATTGTCGCTCGACGTGATTAGATAGTATTGTGGTTTCTACGCAAAACACTCATATGCGCTCGAACCGTATTGATGACGATGACCGAACCGACCGCTTCGGAGCCAACCGACGGCCAGTTACTGCGAAAACCCATAGCCTTGAATGACGCCGCCGAGTACGAGAGCCTACTCGAGGACCACGACCTCGTCCTCCTCGAGTTCGTCACGTCCGGTTGCGGCATCTGTGCGTCGATGGAGCCGGTGCTCGGGACTGTCGCACGTAGCGCGCCAGGCGCCGTGGCGACGGTGAACGCCGGCCTCGTTCCTGATCTTGCCGCCGAGTTCGGCGTTCAGAGTGTGCCGACGCTCGTCGTCTTGCGAAACGGCGAGGAAGTCGCTCGTTTCGATGATGGTTTTCAGCCCGCCGAATCGCTCGTGGACGCGCTCGAGGCGCACGCAGCCGAGTAACGCGCCCGTCCAGAGCCACATCCACTGACCTCGGTCCGCCGCTTGCTCACTCCGATCGCGCCGCCGGACGGCTGCATTCCTCATTCGTGATCGTGGTGTTCGTGCCCGTGGTGATGGTCGTGCTCGTGTGCGCCCGCGCCGCGTCGAGTGAACCGTCCGGAGAATGCCCGATCGACTACTTCCGACAGCGCGGGATGGATATGCACTGATTCGCGGATGTCCCAGACGGTTCCCGTCCCCGCTTTCATCGCGACGACGACCTCCTCGATCAGGTTCGACGCCTCGGGGCCAACGATGTGACAGCCCAGAATTTTGCCGGTCGGCTCGACGAGGACCTTGACGAACCCTTCCGTCTTCATCGCCTTGCCGCGGGCCGTGTCCTCGTATCGGTGAGTCGCGGTAGCGTACTCGTTGACGGCGTCGCGGAGGTCTTGTTCGCGTGCCCCGACGCCCGCAACCTCCGGCGAGCCGAAGACGGCGAACGGCATCGCGGTGTAGTCGACCGCCTCGAGTTCGTCACCGAATAGGTTCCGAACGACGGTTCGAGCCTCGTGGTTCGCGTTGTGTTTCAGCAGGTACTCGCCGACAATGTCGCCCAGCGACCAGATCCCGTCGGCCGTCGTGCGCAGATACGCGTCGGTCTCGATGAATCCGCGCTCGTCGGTCTCGACGCCGGTCGCCTCGAGGTTCAGGCGGTCGGAATTCGGTCGTCGGCCTGCCGCGACGAGTATCGTGTCGCCGGTCACGGCCACGTCGTTGCGTCCGTCCGCATCGTCCCATGCCGGCGGATACGCTCGAGCTTCGATAGTCACCTCGTCGTCTCCTTGCGAGGCCGCGACGGCCTCGTACCCCGTGTAGACGTCGAAGCGATCGGCGTAGCGCTCGGTGAATGCGGCCGCGACGTCCTCGTCGGCCGTTGGGAGGAGTTGCGGGCGACGGCCCAC from Halopiger xanaduensis SH-6 includes these protein-coding regions:
- a CDS encoding thioredoxin family protein, translated to MTEPTASEPTDGQLLRKPIALNDAAEYESLLEDHDLVLLEFVTSGCGICASMEPVLGTVARSAPGAVATVNAGLVPDLAAEFGVQSVPTLVVLRNGEEVARFDDGFQPAESLVDALEAHAAE
- a CDS encoding dihydrolipoyl dehydrogenase, with the translated sequence MDTDTTEFDFLVIGSGSGLDVASAAASRGLSVAVVEKGALGGTCLNRGCIPSKKLLYHAEVMETVEHADEFGIHADVTGVNFANIVREVNEDVSSSAESIHHGLRTSSQHTLLEGEGRFIDDRTIEIVDGHDAGKQARADTVLVAAGARPAIPPIDGIEDVDYITSRKALQLETPPDHLVIVGGGYIAAELAHFFGTFGSDVSIVGRRPQLLPTADEDVAAAFTERYADRFDVYTGYEAVAASQGDDEVTIEARAYPPAWDDADGRNDVAVTGDTILVAAGRRPNSDRLNLEATGVETDERGFIETDAYLRTTADGIWSLGDIVGEYLLKHNANHEARTVVRNLFGDELEAVDYTAMPFAVFGSPEVAGVGAREQDLRDAVNEYATATHRYEDTARGKAMKTEGFVKVLVEPTGKILGCHIVGPEASNLIEEVVVAMKAGTGTVWDIRESVHIHPALSEVVDRAFSGRFTRRGAGAHEHDHHHGHEHHDHE